The DNA sequence ATGCTGAACTCAGCATTAGCACCCTTCAAAACCACAACACGTTGAGCAATACTAGTTGCATCAGTGCTTTCATCCAAAGCCAAAGAGAAGAGAAAAGGATCTTTATTATTTCCTCAACTCCCCTGTAAAATACTTTCATTGAAAGAGGAAATGGTTTGAAAAGCAGAATTTCTGCTGGGCTTAAAATTGTTGTTCAGTcacaaaacagtatttcacaaattCGTCATTGCTGAAAGGACACAATGCTTTCACTCCTTTAATAGCTGTCTGATAACTTAGTTTCATTGTACCATCATTATGCATCATATGATTTTCTCTCtgtaagtacagggtgattataattgaagttaatctttcaaactgctgtataaataacaccactggtcagaacgaggtcaaattgcaatgaaatattgttggagaagggagaaaacataagacagaagaaaaataaataattacaaaatgtaacaatagatagtgctgtaagcatcataatttaaaaatGGTCGACTAAGaatgacaaataaatcatacaacaatgcctaaggtgtacatctGATGTTAAACAAACTATACTATTCAGTGCgcatgggtgtacagatgtgatactgttagttacataagcctatccaccacagcaaggtttaatcacattggatgggaaaaatcagtttttaattgtcctgaggccaaaaaccgcataaaaagcatcaatcacattggtttttaattgtcctgaggccaaaaaccgcatcaatcaaaatcaagtcagattattaattttcatgtgactggtgcaaaacatgttcaatatgctgtccaccattttctgcaacaacttgaaatcaagaaacagcatgttccacaactgatcgaagtgtttccagggtcatgttcagaatgtgttgcgcaatgtgtgccttcaatgcagctaagtttgcaattggaacactgaacacaacatctttcaggtagccccacagccagaagtcacatggattaagatcaggtgatcaggacagccaggctgtagggaaatgttggctgataattctagcatttccaaaatggagcttcagcagctgcttaactggatttgtaatGCGTGGAGGTGCATCATCTCTCATAAGAATGATTCCATCCACACAACCACGCTGTTGGGGAGCTGGAATAacatggttgcacaaaagacactcatagcgcttaccagtgatggtacaggtaacaggaccagaagtacctgtctctttgaaaaaatatggccctatgataattgatactgtaaacccgcaccacacagtgatctttcaggatgaaatggtgctggttgatttgcatgtggattttccgttgcccatactcGACAatcctgtgtattgacatatcctgtcagatggaagcggGCTTCgtatgtccacaaaatcttccactgccaatcattgtccacctccatgtgagcaagaaattctaaagcaaaggtctctctcctGCTggtaggtcagcaggaagcaacttgtacacatgggtaattttgaatggatagcaaagaaggatgttttgtaggattttacgtaCCATGCTCACtggtatgtccagtgttcggggAATTCTCCTTGCCCTACATGTTTGCACACAACCACTCGTCTCCAACTGCATTGCTGTGACCACTGCCTCtactgatgtcgaatcaattcatttcctccctctaccaggttgcacaacaAAAGTACCCATCTTTTTGAATTTCCGAATcaatttctccagacccacggcagtcatcggaccaacacctttagtcaaacccttcagtgtccagaacttctgcagcgtGACATCTGCACAGTCATCCTTATTGTAATACAGagtgtgatcctgcattgagacagtcacagCGAACGTAACAGACGTGTAAAGAGGAAAagtcgtgtacccggcgtgtttatattaAGTTCAACGGGGCGTGTGCATGACAGTTGTTTTCATTTATGAATTCTGACACATACAATGCCATCTATTGAtgaattttcacattatttttttctaccatatgttttcccccttccccAATGATATTTTGTTGCATGAGTACTAACTTATGTCTTTGTAGGCTGTCTTAGCCCAAGAGGTTTTATATTAGAAAACAAACACTGAAATCTGGCTCCATGTTTCAATAAAGACTTTCTTCACATTGTTGGCGGATGTATAAGGAATCATTAGATTTTGAAATTTAGAATCTCAACTCctcttgaaccattttcttctcaaTAGTTCCATCTTGTTACCATAAATGAGACCTCAATCTAGACAATGCTATAACACAAAAGCAACAGATCACATTGCCACAGATGAAACAAGCAGTGCAAGCATGGGTAGGGGAGTGAAGGAGGAACTCCAGACAGCCAGGTGTGGTGGAGGGTGAGCCTCAAGCAAGCAATGCAAGCCTAAGCAAGCACCTGTGCTCTCAGTCTCACATTTCCCCAGCACTGATTTACACTATTCTAGAAAACAAAGTGAgatataaaaaataatggtgatagAATTTGCAAGCAATGCAAGCCTAAGCAAGCACCTGTGCTCCAAGTCTCACATTTGCCCAGCACTGATCTATATGATTCTAGGAAACAAAGTGAGATTTAAAAAATAATGAGGATAGAATGTGATAGTTAGAGATCAGAAAGTAATATTTACACTCATATTTTGTGCATAAAAACTGATGATTTTATTACAGCACTGTATAAAAGTTACATTTTTGAAAGTATAAATATTTActgcctttgtattcctttttttccaGTTCCCAGACAACAATAACATGAACAACAGAAACATTGCAAGATCAGATGAATGTGGCACAATAAATGAATTAAACAATGAACTGAGAAAGCTAAACCTCATACCAAGGGTACAGTCTTCAAGAGATCAAAGAGATTGTAATGAAAATGAATTAGTCTTATCTCcttcaaaaaaaatattaaacacaaGAAAAGAAAGTAATGACACATTGAAGGCTTCAAGAAGAAGATGGAATCTAGATCTGAAACTGTGGCATCGATTGAATCAGCATCAAAATTTGACTAGTTTTCGGTATAATTCAAAACTTTTTCAAACATGGGTGCCAAATGATGAACTTGACATTGTATCCAGTTCATGTTATGATCGCAGTGAGCATCACTTTTCAGATATAGGTGAAAGATCTTTACAACCTGAAATACTAGAACAGAAGACATGGTATGGAATGATCAAATCTATACTTTTTAAGAAAAGATATGTTCATTGAAAACAGAGCAGCTAAAATAAACTGTATTTATGAGTGAATACATTTAGTAATGTGCATGGTGGTTCAACATTCAGTGCCAATCTCATAGATAGTGTAAAAGAATAAGATTTTCTCTTATGCTGCAACCATACACTGTACCCCAGACACTAAACATTAGCAACACATTTCAATTTCTTGCATATGTAGGGAAGTACAACATAATTCTAATACTAGAAGCTTCACTACTTCACATCTAACAAAACAAACATTGGTAACTATCCTGGAAGGTTCTATACATCAATACTGTTAAGAGATGGTGTCATGAGGCACACTGCAAAACCAGAAAAACCTAAATGTTGTATCAGATATAGACAGTTTGTACTAAGCTGTCTCATCTTTCTCTGTAATATCATATTTGAAATTTCTGCAGCACTAAAACCATCAGGCTTGGGACACAAATGATATGTCTTTTATCTCTACTCTACAAAGTTTGGTAAAACTTTGATATTGGTATTGATTTTTGAATCACTCTTGACTAAATGTACTTGCAATTTAGTACTTACATGATATATGTAGTACTTTTAATTATCTCAGAAATTATGTACAATGTAGACAGATGTGAGAAACTGATTTATGTTGACAcattaatttctttcttaataTTGTACATCATTTCCTGTCACTGTAAAAAAGAGCACAGTATACGAATAATCATGATAAATTTACCAGTGCAtttagaataataaaataaaaaaagtgatgaaagctgGTGCTTAGTTGAAACTGTTTGGGAACTTACTAAAGTTTTCTTAAAATAATGCTTCATTTATTAACAACTGTTTATGCTAAACTTTTGACAATTTTCTTGAAGTAACATATGATGGAATAACTAATGAAGGATAGACAATAAAGTAATTACAATACATTAACATTGATAAATTAAATAGTTACAAATTATGATATTTCTCATTCAGTGGCAGAAATAGAATAAACAAACAGAGACCAATCTACTACTTATGAGAATACCTAAAATCAAGCTCGTCTTAGTCACCATGGATAATTGCATTCATAAAAGTGTTTGGAAAGAAACAGTTGATTTGTTAAACATGTATTTAAACCATTTGGAGATATTTTTTAGTTTCTCTCGTTTTATGATGTTCTGTCGACTTCATTTTTCATCTTAAAAATTACTTTTTCGTAAGTAATTGACAATAACTTAATGTATAATTCATTGCTAAATGTGTTGGATGCTCTACTTGAACTAAAGGTTTGTCTTTGGTTACTATCTTCCGTACCAGACTAAATTACTCAAACATTACAGTCTCAGCTACCTCTActctcattattttattgaatATTATTGAAGAAAGGGTACACTGTACCATGAGGTGAGAAGCCCTTAACTCAGGTCTACCTTCATTTTGCATTAATTACATTCACATCTGTCTTTTTTTCCAAAAGTGGCCTATCATGCCAGTTAGGAATTAAATATTCTGAGGAGATGCAAAATCATTTGAAAATCAACTAGCAGTCAAAATTGCTAGCTCCGTTCATAAGTGAGAAGTAGACAAAGCAGAAACAATcttgttcatgtcatccataaatataCAGTTTTAATTTATTGCGTGACTTTAAAAACCAGCTACATATTTAATTGTGTTTATCAGGTCATTACATGTTACAGCATTTCACATTGCCTGCTTTCCCATACCTTCATTCTTTTTCATATTTCAGCAGTGATGGTTGTGAGACATTTGTGGAATGGCACCAAGCAAGTCCACAAACTGTCATTCCTAAAAGACTGAGGGAACGATGTGTTAAATGTTAATTGATTTCAAACTTGTGTACAATTTGGCTACTAAATAACATGAAGAAGATATGACAGAATCAGAAAGTTCATATCTGTTTTATGACACACAAAATTATGAAGAACCACTTATTATTATTTGACATCAGcacaaaacataaattgcatcatgAATAGTGGCACCTCACACATAATAGTCAACATTTGAATATTATCTCATTGTTTATAAAGGCATTCCACAGTGGTTCCAGCTTTACTTCTCTGGTGTAATtcatcagtaaaggaaaaaaaaaatattactacaGTTTGCAATTTCTGATCAATATAAATTAGAGGTGGTTCAATTTCACTTTGCCACTAAAAATTAAACAGAGGTATCAGAAACTGACGGAAAGTTTATTTCCgcctttttattatatttatatctaCTGTAATTTGATGGAAGCCTGCAGTCATAACAGAAAAAAGTTGATTATTTAAAAAACTCTATGCAGAACATGCGTGTCCTTTCAAACTAGTCTAGTGCTTACTTCAAAACACTGCTAAGCTATATTCTATCATGGAACATCATTCCTTCTTTGTACGAGAAACCACATAGACAAATAACCACTTTTTCATCACCATATTCAGAGTTAATACAGATTCTTATATCAGTATGTCACAGTGCTTTCTGGATACTGAACATCATTATTACAGCGAAACTTTCCTACTTACATTAGTGTCCACAAATTCTTTATTTAATATTTGTTATAACTTGTGGTTCACGCAAATTACCACCATTCTGTATCACTGCTTGTCTGTGTGCTGTTTGACTACTGTTCATAGATAATCAATAAACTGTAGTGACTGAAGAACCTGTATCTATGAATATACGGTAAGAGGAATTGTTTATGTAGCATTCCTGTATCAAATTAGATGGTGAcaatatattttgatttttttttccattgcaCATGGCAGTAATAAAATTACCATACCATTAGTTCCTAATTTTCCTTAATTTGCTTGATGAATAATCTCCTTTGCTTTTGTCACTATTCATGATTGAAAGAGGTGTTTTGTTGCTCAAAATAAAACCACGAGCATAGTAATTGGTAAACCATGATGAACTATCAGTTGGTAGTTATAAAAACAATAAAGTTTCTGAAAATCAGCATGCTTTATTCAGTACAAACTGGTTTCCATGCTTTTTTATATCTGGAAAAAGCTCCACAACTTGGAAACAGAGAGAAAATGATCACATCTTCAACAAATGGTGTGGTATGAAATAATAGGCAAGGCTGGAAgatcaaaataagagaaatgaagaCTCATCATTGGCATCTTGCTTCATTAGTAGACTTCTTGAATAGAATCAATGATACAGGATATCTATACAggcaagaaaatgaaataaaaactaccACTTGTTATACTCACATTGAAACCATACTACTTGGGTCCATCTGATAGCTGCCACACAATACCACGACAAtcatcattctgcatgtaccggTACTAGGCTTCTCTCCAGTATTAAATTGTATCCTTCAGTTCTAAACTACATGTAAGTTACTATCCACAAACATTTACTACAGTCTGTAAAATTGTAAAAATGTCACTGTTCACTGCAAGGTATCTATACAAGAGATGTTATATGAAAGAATTAATGTTCTATCAACATACTGCGAAAGTACATTAGCTGTTTAtctgaaaatataatataattacAATTAATGGTAAACTTTCCATTTATATTACTTTTCATGTATATTTCTATAAACAGTTAATAGTTATTGCATAATTTCATTGTGCGCCCAGTTCATTTATTCTGTACCCATATAAGCATCTGGCATCTCTGGCTGAGAAGATTATGTTCAGTCTAATATttataatatagacagtaaaatcattttaaattttagaagtaacaataaattatttgaagaagttGACTTCTAGTTtccatcacctcccccccccccccctcctctcccaacATCCAAAAAAAGTCTTCTAACTCATTTGATGTGACCCCATGACAACCTCCTCACATTTGCCAACCCTTTTACCTCAGAGTTACCAAACAACAACCTCAATTACTTGATGgtcatattccaatctctgtgttcccctACAATTTTGGTTCTCTGCAGTTTCCTCTGATACCAAGAAAGTTATTCAATTGATGGCTTAACACAAGTCTAGGCATGgtgccccttcttttagtcagtgttttccatatattcatttcccCACGTATTCCGTGTagcacctcctcatttcttatcttatcaataaaattatttttcagtgtCCTTCTGGAACACCATatctcaaatacttcaattcttttcttttctggttttcctgtAGTGTATGATAATGATGATTCTGTTGATAGTACTGCTGGGCAATGGATAAAGAGAGTTAAAGCAACAGGGAGTCGAGAAACTGAGCTCCTTGATCAGCCACATTTGGGACATTCTCTCACAGTCACTGCTGCACTTGGACTTCCAACTGTTAAGGCCAGTCAAGGGTTCTCTCTGTGGGACACACTTCGAAGATCATGCAAGCATATTTCATGCAGGAAAATGTGGCTATGAGTACAGGACAAAAGCTTTTACCAACAGGGAATAATGCTTTGTCACAATGCTGGTTTAAGGCAACAAGATGTGATGGCATCTACGTAGAAGAATATTacatgtaaaagaaatgttgaGTGATACTGTCACCAAAGTCTAATTCAATGTTTGTTGTGCACCACAAGCTTTCCTATGTCTTCCGCACACTCAGCTAGTGGAATCTGTTCCAGTTCATTATCTTTTCcctagtgtttcttttttttccccacaacaaaaaagaggcaCTTCTTTGTGGAGGAAAAAGATTGTAATCGCTCAGGACCAAGTCTGGGTTATATGGTGGTTGTTCAAAAACTTCCCACTTCCGAAGAAAATCCTTTAACTCAGCAGAATACGGGCAGGTATTATCATGAAAAAGCATAATGCTGCTGGATGACAATCCACACCATTTGTTCTGATTAGCGTAGTTTACTCGGTGAAGAGTCTGACAGTAGGCTGCTACATTAATGGTCTTCCCTCTAGACAAAGTCGATGAGTAGGACACATTTTTGATCCCAAAACACTGCAGCCAGTGGCCCCATGCAATGCCAGcccagaacatcactccaccaccatcttcttgtaaatgtgggACACCGGGTTAGAGGTGTTCGATATTAACATGATGTCTCTGAACAAGCTGTCTGTGACTATCAGGGTATAAACGGATCAAAGTTTCATCCATAAATAACATTCAATGCCAATCCTGCGGTATACATTCTGCACGATTCCTTGCCCATCTGTAATGGAGTCAATGGTGGTGTGGCGTACAACATTGTGCTCACCTTGGTAATTGGAATGGAGATTCATGTGATACAATTGTCTCTTAACAGTTTGATGCGATACATGACATCCTTATCCTCTTCAAACActgaattcagttctggagcagTCTATCTGCCAATTGGAACCAATTCCATGTCCACAGCACATCACTGGTTGACAAGCCTTCTGTGCATAATGTGATGATGCCAACTCCAtgagatggccgccgagtaagtgacgccagaaaccatttccagaaagttaagtgatttagacaggaatataatttagtttaacgctgacaacaaattaaatacgtgcattagtgtatcgtttagtcttgccgttaaaggtttgacttttatttgcgtattttttcagaaaacacgaaaagatcgtaacttcgcgaagtcgtgcttaggcttaaattttgtaaacgtgtttgtttcttgtttcaaggtaatttaactagtttctcggtaacaaataagtaaactaccgtaaatagcgtataacttcattgttttaatacagatttcagaaaaacagcgtaactttatatcagaaacttgcctatatacatttgtttataggcctattctcgtaacgtttttgtagaatcaaagttaaagtatcttgTTTAATTGCCCtgttttcattccatcgagtgaaatatataataaatagcgtataccttcgttgtcttaatacagatctcagaaaaccagcggaattttaaatcagaaacttgcttatatacatttgtgaataggcttaattcttgtaacgtcttttttgattttcggtaatttaattgatttattctagctaaagtattatttttgccatgagtgagaagtgcctgacttgccatagaattgttagttccggggtttggtgtgatggatgcagtagtttttttcactggggggactgtagtggcgtgggtgttgggaaagtggatcaggctcatcagtggttatgtaggatttgcagcagagataggaagatagtggaacaggaggggaaaattgctgcccttcaggctgagctagatcaggctagggaagatctggacaggttaaggagggagaagggcaaagagaggtgggaagtggcaacaggtagcagaaggaacaggcctagaactaagtctgacagttttgtggtgaatgtcaaaaataagtttgacctgttgcttcagttagaaactgatgagcctcaagcagaggtaggtgtagacaggacacaacaaactttcaataggaaattgaaaaagaatgtaggaaagtcatcgaaaaggaagaaagttttgttgttaggcagttctcatgccagaggtgtaggccaacttctgcaggaggaattaggaccagaataccaggtcacaaattttttcaaaccaagtgctagtctggatcaggtgacagaggatttaggttcactctgtaaaggatttaccagggaagacaccgtggttattgtgggagggccagggaacagcatcgacagagatcctgggtacagtatagagtgtgacctggtaaagattgcgtcggcatcgagacacaccaatgttgaatttgtatctgtcctgagacgccatgaccggcctcatttgaactcttctgttgggagagttaatttggagttggaacggctgcttgtgtcgggtgcgggggctcatattggtgtggttcctgttgattatctcagtaggtgggactataccaggcacggcctacatctcaacaggaaagggaaggggaaactggctggggtaatagcaggaaatttaaggggggggaggcactgccatgaatggtaaaataccagtggttacaggtgttggagcagcaccttttttaggataggtaagacagaaagatgtcaagttctacgagaggtcaggattgaaacaaatcttcagtttaggaaagaaattcaacagcacaattctagcacattggatcaccaatcacagctatcaattataaattttcaccaatcaccagaaattttatctccaccaagttgtatctcagtcctaggtaattgcattgatgaactaaagtcacccaacccaattgacataatctgcctctctgaacaccatgtgaccactggtataggaactaggcctaagcacaatgagaaactcagacaggagagtactgcaaatgttagaataaggaaaggttctcataaaagtaaaataaaaaataatataagtatatttcatcaaaatattgggagtttaaagaataaagtagatgagcttctggtttgtttggaagatttagaagctgagaatgaaatagatatactatgcctgtctgagcatcacattgttactgatatggatatggtaaatgtaagtggttataagctctctgcacatgtaatgagagaaaatatggagaaaggaggagttgccatatatgtcaaaagttatcattgtgcaaaaagtatagaaacaaaaaagttttgtgtagagaaacatatagaagcatgtgcctgtgagcttaaattaaataaaggcacatttataattgtaactgtatataggtccccatcaggaaattttcatctatttctgaaaaatttggactccttgttgtgctatctgtcagacagggggaagcaaattattatttgtggggacttcaatgtagattctctgaaagagggtaataggaaaaatgaccttgaagtattactcggttctttcaatttgacacccgttattgattttcctactcgggtggtaaaggatagcagctcactgatagataacttctttatagaccaagataagtttaaccagataaatgctcagcctgttgagaatggtcttcctgatcatggtgcacagctagttacaatatatgacatagctccattcagcaatactaaacagtcctccaaagtagtacgttcagtcaacaatttaacaattgcaaatttcagggaaagcctacagcagctagactgggacgaggtgtaccgtgaacctgatgccaatttaaaatataatttatttcatgacatttttgtaaatgcatttgaaaactgcttccccaagaaaatagttaaatatactcgtaagaaaccttgtaacaaaccatggcttactaagggtataaaaatatcttgtaaccggaaaagggaaatgtatctgacagcaagaaagagtagtgacccagaaactatcaaaaattataaaaactactgtgttatattaagaaaagttattaaaaaatccaggagtatgtgtatcatgtctgaaatctgcaactctgataataaaattaaaacaatttggaatattattaaaagagaaacaggtcaaccaagagcagaggaagacagtattaccatcaaattgaatgaaaactttacgaacaaaaagtcagaagttgaaaatatttttaataatcattttctaaatgttgtggatatagtaggatccaggtgttcattagaagatgctaggctgttaatggaagaggccatacctatgcaatttgatacaattgaaatctcacccacttctccctctgaaattaggaaaataataaacttgcttaaaagcaaaaactcacatggaattgatggcatttccagcaaaatactaaaagcttgttctcaacagataagtaagattctcagccacctgtgtaatagctctctggaacagggcattttccctgatagactgaaatatgctattgttatacctttgcataaaaagggggatagatctgatgtcaacaattaccgtccaatctcccttctaacagctttatccaaaatttttgagaaagtaatgtattcaagagtagcttcacatatctgtaaaaatgaagtactaacaaaatgtcagtttggtttccagaaaggtttttcaacagaaaatgccatatatgctttcaccagtcaaattttgaatgatctgaataaccgaacaccacccattgggattttttgtgatctctcaaaggcttttgattgtgtaaatcatgaaattctgctagacaagctcaagtattgtggcatgagtggcacagtgcacaaatggtttaattcgtacctaactggaagagtgcagaaagttgaaataagtagttctcgtaacatgcaaagatcagcacattcctcaaactggggaactatcaagaatggggttccacaagggtcagtcttgggtcctttgttgttcttattatatattaatgacttgccattctatattcatgaagaggcaaagttagttctcttcgctgatgatacaagtatagtaatcacacctgagaaacaagaattaactgatgaaattgtcaatactgtctttcagaaaattactaagtggttccttgtaaacggactctcactgaattttgataagacacagtacatacagttccgtacagtgaatggtatgacgccattaataaatatagaccttaatcagaagcatatagctaaggtagaatattccaaatttttaggtatgtccattgatgagagattaaattggaagaaacacattgatgatctgctgaaacgtttgagttcagctacttatgcaataagggtcattgcaaattttggtgat is a window from the Schistocerca americana isolate TAMUIC-IGC-003095 chromosome X, iqSchAmer2.1, whole genome shotgun sequence genome containing:
- the LOC124556569 gene encoding uncharacterized protein LOC124556569, encoding MRRNLLKHGFVAMPRRARFRGTVPLIQEEGVLRNATVTKFPDNNNMNNRNIARSDECGTINELNNELRKLNLIPRVQSSRDQRDCNENELVLSPSKKILNTRKESNDTLKASRRRWNLDLKLWHRLNQHQNLTSFRYNSKLFQTWVPNDELDIVSSSCYDRSEHHFSDIGERSLQPEILEQKTWYGMIKSILFKKRYVH